The genome window aataaaaatgaatttgaataggctcgctccctattacatggaactttaacatagctggcgactAGTGGGTGTAAATACTATCCACACAGCTTTTCCCTTAGGGGATACAGGTAAGATGATATGTCATGTTATAATATGAATTATATTTTCAGGTAGAAGCCAGCAGGCAGTATTGCAAGTACGCGGCGCGCCCGCCGTCGCCACGGCTGATCCCCTTACATGTTGAAAAGGCTGTGCGCCTCGCCACCGCCGGCCGGCCCGGCGCCGCGTACCTGGACATGCCAGCCACGCTGCTCTTGGTATGTCCCATTCTTGTATGATGTCTCTCTACAGTCGTTTACCTACGCCACCACCAGTCGTCCAACGCATACCTCGACATTTCCAAATACTTACCGTGCTGCTCatggcatggtataagaaaaccaggtatgctcaaaagtgacagctaacaatTCAAGGTTAACCCattgtgttgccattttgtaaaaaataaattgcccacgaccaatgtttttatatttattttgcaaggaaattttgaacttttagtaaaagatttacttacagttttaattacttttatatatgtgacaactaatagtaattaaatacgttagtcagtaatacccttaattttcaataataaaatttagggccttggaatgttggagataccaatttaatggtaacagagtggtaacacttacgtcaccaatggactagcaatggcggcttgtcataggattgagcatacctggtcatCTTATACTATGGCTCATGATGGTATGTTGTCTCTTAATACTATAGGCCTTTCCTAATACATGTGGAGACGGCCCTGCGTCTGGCCACTGTACCACCCCCGCGTAGAAAATCTTGACATGCCAGCATATCTATGCCCGCCACAAATTGACAAGATACTACAATATTTTTACTTCAAAAAACTTCGCGTTACGCTCGACAAGAGCGGTTAATCTTAACACATAATTTAAAGTAGCTAGGTAAGCATAAGCAATCAAACATAATGAGTATGCACGCATTATCACGCACCAATTTGTAAAGTATGTGTATAGGGCCCAGCAACAACGACTTCTATTTTAGTTTCTTCGTCTTTAGAAAAACATTATCTTAATCGACGTGGTACTAATCGCATCACACATATAATCAAAATAAGCCCCCGTCACCCACGTGAACACGCTAAGTACCGcaattaaatacaaataattatagTATATCCATTAGCTATTTACACGTGCATGTTAGCGCGTCCAGGCGCTATAATAGACTCTCGCTCTGATTCTTTAAGTATATATAGCAGTGAGAAAATGTAGACTATTATTTTAGtctatttagtttatttacacTGTGACCATCCATATTAAACATATTCACAGTCAAATTGTTTGCATTTCGCGGTTTTTGTATAGATCGGTATTTGCTATTTATCTTATCACCACAATAAATTACTTTCAAtatgttaattataataaagtcaATCAAAATAATTTCGATTGTTGCTAATCGTATTTATTATCCTTTAACAACTTTTTTCCTTAAAATCCTTGTACGTATTTCTTAagcttataatattataagcatgtacggtcacgagcattaatatgtatacactttggtgccatgtcacattaactttttgacaaattgaactgtaagtctcactaaatgtcaaatatgttagtgcgacagagtcctaaagtgggtacattatattgctcatgactgtacatactgcTCTTCCACGTCAGTAAGTATGTCAAATTAATCTATCCTCAGGGTGAAGCCGACGAAGATAAAGTACCCTTGGAATACTATACAACAGACCGAGTGAACCCCGCTTTCCCAGACCCGGCATTAGTGGCTGAAGCAGCGGACATTCTGGCGAAAGCCGAAAAGCCGCTCGTCATAGTCGGGAAGGGCGCCGCCTACGCCAGAGCGGAAGACGCTGTCAGGAAACTTGTTGATACAACCAAGCTGCCGTTCCTTCCTACGCCTATGGGTAAGATAAATGTTTTATGTCGTCAAGttcttgaataaaataaatactctcACCGCCTTATTATAAGACGCagactaaagataaactaggtttaaaataataatccttaCCGATTTTAATTGAACTAATTGAAAGTCACACCTAATAATTCTGTGCAGAATCTGCGAATGAAGCGCCGCGACCACGGGATTTCTTTCGCACTACATTTGAGCCCTAgtttttatcttttagtcttcgttttgtattaACACTGTAAGAATAGACTAGTCAGAATTGGACCTGTTTCTAACAAATCCATgctaatcaatcaaatatactttattgcacagaactaaatatcaacaatcagacataaaaagaacataacatgaatatatgtatattacaaatgcgaaagtaactctggcAATACAGCtcaaaactattaaaaaatcAGGGACAGTCATAGAAGGACTTCACAAAAGGACTTAGATTACTTTCCAGGGAAGGACTTAAGATCCTTTCCAGCGATGGACCCGAGTCCATTATATGGTACTTTCAAGGACGGATTTTAAGCATTTTGCAGTAACAGACTTGAATTACTTTTACTTACCATGATAATCAAAGTAACCATTGAACAGCTAgtaataaatatcataataCCCCAGGCAAGGGCGTCGTCCCCGATACGTCCCCGTACTGCGTGTCATCTGCGCGTACCCAGGCGCTGTCGCAAGCCGACGCCGTGCTGCTGCTCGGCGCTCGCCTCAACTGGATGTTGCACTTCGGGCAACCGCCGCGCTTCCGACCCGATGTTAAGATCATACAGGTAATATAGAGATACGACTTCCTGTAAGGAGGAGCAGGATCCTCAACGCGGAGGTAACTGGTACCTACACTTTGTGCGGCAGTTCTCAGATATAAGTGTACCAGACAAACCCCAATGATATACAATCTGTTATGTCAAAAGCTGCCATGTTTATAGCGTCTGACCATATTTCGTAGCCCCATATCTCCGGGATGCGTAATTAGAAATGCTAGTTCAATACGTCCCCGCCGACCGAGACGAACTGGAGTAGAGTTTCCGGGCGTTTTTCGCcaaaatcacaaagtgatttcgacaatgtccccatcaggtaCCGAACCaagacttccagatcgtgagcccaacgctctttacaaattcaaattcaaaaatatctttattcagttggtaacatagttacactttgaatcgtcaatttttacataacgaacgtctcatccgcctaaaactactgcagcttctcacgacctgtattgtatagccggggaaaagaagctgcaagaaaaacctaggcacagggtcctagacgttctttaaacaaataataaaataaaataccgcTAGACCATCTAGCCACACTCTAACAACTAGAAGCACCGaatacacacatattattaacatttatttcTAAACCTTACCAGGTGGATATAACCCCAGAAGAGTTCCACAACAGCGTGAAGTCGTCTGTGGCGGTGCACTCAGACATCAAGCCGTTTGCTGAGGCCCTCACACAGAAGTTAGCGGAGAAGAAGTTCTCACTCCAGCCGACCAGCAACTCGTGGTGGACCGCTCTCGCTGAGAAGCAGAAGGCAAATGCTGAGTTTGTTGAGGTATGGACagacctgggggttaaaaaggcgaaagataaattgtaaaatgtaacgattactcaccggacgccccgggttcgaatcccggtggggacatatcacaaaaatcatctttgtgatccccagtttggttaggacattacaggctgatcacctgattgtctgaaagtaagatgatccgtgcttcggaaggcacactaagccgttggtcccggttactacttactgatgtaagtgagtaatcgttacatgagccatgtcaggggcctttggcggctcaataataaccctgacaccagggttgatgaggttggtaattcacctcacaatccaaacgatagaagaagaagatgtttatattttgtttcttcCAGTCACAAGCAAACAACGCGACAGTACCATTGAACTACTATGCGGTATTCAAGACGGTGCAGAAAATTATTCCCAAAGACGCGATCATAGTGAGCGAGGGAGCCAACACGATGGACATCGGTCGCGGAATGCTGTTGAACAACTTGCCGCGACACAGGCTCGACGCTGGCACTTTTGGCACCATGggggtatgttttttttttttgtaatgataGGGGACACTTCTACAGGAAATGTGGTTAAAATTACGtttgttttgataatttttCGTTTTCTTTACGAGTACACTGGGGCCAGTGGTCACATTCTGCCCTCGCGACACAGCAACCGTGCCACGCGCGTCGCgttttatatcgagggctttgaccaatattatagccgtacgacgttacGACGACAACACACGATACGATAAGGGAcaatagcattcgctgcgtctattgaaggacgtaatatacgatcccgacgacccgattactctagccatagaggcagccaatcagctcgcgacaccaaagacttcagtaccccgataccgaccccgccggcgtagtcgacgatttccctcaatcagcgcttatcgctatcgacccactagggtcgattaattcttttaaatatttttcctctctgacgacgccctgagccgagtttcgcgcccgactgggccactctcaggcctgttgtcttaaacgttctaccgggtgagagccttcagctctccccatttgtccggccaagtatttaatgccttctgcggcaaatctacaataatttacgtcaaaaaaaatgctaCGTCTATTCGTCGAAAGTCTCGATATAATTCTCGCCGTGTGCGAGAGACCCCGCAGTTACTTTCGCTTATGTAGTAAGAATACAAATATtaactacacacatacataaactcacgcctatttcccaccggggtaagcagagactatggaattccatttgcttcgaccctgacacacttctcttacaaATACTAGCTTAAAAATAGTAACTATTTAGTAATCTGTGCGTTTGCgtaaattttacatttattttatttatacaaaaacaGCATCTATTTATATTATGGATTTTTTTCATTTCGATTTAGAACATAGATAATTACAATCACGTATTTTTCAGGATTTGTACTCGGTTAATGGCGATatgcttgccccctattacatgggacacaggcgtgatgatatgttatgtattttttttttcttgacaaTTTTTAGAAACTAACTCCGGTGTTGATGCACCCAGTGTGAAGATATGCCTATAAGTCaagataaaatttaattaatgcCTTACAAAGTCAGTAATATAAATCCATTGAAATCCATGTTCataatttaatgtaaataaatattttgtatggtGATCACAGGTGGGTCCCGGATTCGCCATAGCGGCCGCGATGTGGTGCCGCGACCACGCGCCCAACAAGCGGGTGATCTGCGTGGAGGGTGACTCCGCTTTCGGATTCTCAGGTGACTATTGCTTCTAACTCGACTCGACGTTAAATATGTCGTTTATCTCTATGCATACGACCACGCCTATTTCGACGACGCGCCCTTGACGCGCGTGCGTTGTTGCAGTCTAATTCCCAATGGCGGCGCTGGAGTCTTCCTCGCCTCCCTCTGCCCCCTTGTAGTGACGTACCACGTCCCACAAATGATATATGTCACGATCATTAACAGTCACTAATGCCCTCTATATTATGTAATTCTCAATCTTTCAGGCATGGAAATCGAGACGATGTTCCGCTACCAGCTGCCGGTGGTGATTATAATCGTGAACAACAACGGCATCTACGGCGGGTTCGACCCGCAGACCATGAAGGACATACAAGAGGGCGGTGACGTTGCTCTCtggtaaatacattttttaatataacataagctcatcagaggtacatacatcgcaagatgaactaagtacccacacctcaccgagctttctgttagaccaacgtgataggttgccgtatcgccgtctataatgatgccaactgtgtttgtgaaaaCTGGCACACtatgataaattaataggtaactcattggtgcaagtcgggTACTGGAGTTCGAACTGGTGTtgcctgtttgagaagcaagacaGTGAACCacgtaaattaatattattttattttttcgtagCCTAAAGCATCCCGCTATTGGGCCAGGCTGGTACCTATTTTCCATCCTTAACTTTTCATACACATCATATCACAAATCACAACTATAattacatagataaactaatatttcctaacttcacgcctatttcccaccggggtaatctgagactatggaattccatttaccc of Pectinophora gossypiella chromosome 16, ilPecGoss1.1, whole genome shotgun sequence contains these proteins:
- the LOC126373626 gene encoding 2-hydroxyacyl-CoA lyase 1 isoform X1 gives rise to the protein MFSKLVQFSFRRSFHVTSKLNQAMGIDGNNILAESLKRQGVEYVFGIVGIPVIETSMAFQAAGIKYIGMRNEQAACYAAQAIGYLTGKPGVCLAVSGPGLLHCIGGMANAQVNCWPLLVIAGSCPEDHEGIGGFQEWYQVEASRQYCKYAARPPSPRLIPLHVEKAVRLATAGRPGAAYLDMPATLLLGEADEDKVPLEYYTTDRVNPAFPDPALVAEAADILAKAEKPLVIVGKGAAYARAEDAVRKLVDTTKLPFLPTPMGKGVVPDTSPYCVSSARTQALSQADAVLLLGARLNWMLHFGQPPRFRPDVKIIQVDITPEEFHNSVKSSVAVHSDIKPFAEALTQKLAEKKFSLQPTSNSWWTALAEKQKANAEFVESQANNATVPLNYYAVFKTVQKIIPKDAIIVSEGANTMDIGRGMLLNNLPRHRLDAGTFGTMGVGPGFAIAAAMWCRDHAPNKRVICVEGDSAFGFSGMEIETMFRYQLPVVIIIVNNNGIYGGFDPQTMKDIQEGGDVALCTPPSALSTEVRYEKMMELFGQSGFFCRTTSEIEDALKKALAITDRPSIINILIDPQSNRKPQKFNWLTESKL
- the LOC126373626 gene encoding 2-hydroxyacyl-CoA lyase 1 isoform X2, with the protein product MGIDGNNILAESLKRQGVEYVFGIVGIPVIETSMAFQAAGIKYIGMRNEQAACYAAQAIGYLTGKPGVCLAVSGPGLLHCIGGMANAQVNCWPLLVIAGSCPEDHEGIGGFQEWYQVEASRQYCKYAARPPSPRLIPLHVEKAVRLATAGRPGAAYLDMPATLLLGEADEDKVPLEYYTTDRVNPAFPDPALVAEAADILAKAEKPLVIVGKGAAYARAEDAVRKLVDTTKLPFLPTPMGKGVVPDTSPYCVSSARTQALSQADAVLLLGARLNWMLHFGQPPRFRPDVKIIQVDITPEEFHNSVKSSVAVHSDIKPFAEALTQKLAEKKFSLQPTSNSWWTALAEKQKANAEFVESQANNATVPLNYYAVFKTVQKIIPKDAIIVSEGANTMDIGRGMLLNNLPRHRLDAGTFGTMGVGPGFAIAAAMWCRDHAPNKRVICVEGDSAFGFSGMEIETMFRYQLPVVIIIVNNNGIYGGFDPQTMKDIQEGGDVALCTPPSALSTEVRYEKMMELFGQSGFFCRTTSEIEDALKKALAITDRPSIINILIDPQSNRKPQKFNWLTESKL